In Montipora foliosa isolate CH-2021 chromosome 13, ASM3666993v2, whole genome shotgun sequence, one DNA window encodes the following:
- the LOC137982318 gene encoding uncharacterized protein, translating to MNPRFWFSAVFLMTRIGLISAANQVCNNENSVAGTFLKGHTFKTLWVKCPLECSIICDQDIRWQSLNFIFGGNICELNNRTKEARPKDFLPDSTRFYMKRAFNRVPLGSIQELPAESCAEIKASEGYKVADSKHWIYSDENAGQAIQATCQGEWQKINEDPVRFGARSNQYGAFNMTKTGDVKAMKLVHRNGSIKCNSNDVASYWSCTNLNYYASNTFMTIITNPNKKALLPTEQDLKMFNSGNHPCDQIKHFYVLEGIKQESSELVLSRHSSPLRLLKNQELQIWYGQDWAKCAEGDNTGTTSVDVFAWYM from the exons ATGAACCCGCGATTTTGGTTCTCAGCTGTTTTTCTGATGACAAGGATTGGTCTTATTAGTGCAGCTAACCAAGTTTGTAACAACGAAAACTCTGTTGCTGGCACGTTTCTTAAAGGCCACACTTTTAAAACATTGTGGGTTAAATGTCCATTGGAATGTTCCATCATATGTGACCAGGATATCAGATGGCAAAGCTTAAATTTCATCTTTGGCGGCAACATTTGCGAGCTGAACAACAGAACGAAAGAAGCCAGGCCTAAAGACTTTTTACCCGATTCAACGCGATTCTACATGAAGCGAGCATTCAACAGAG TGCCATTGGGCTCAATTCAAGAGCTTCCTGCTGAATCGTGCGCTGAAATCAAAGCGAGTGAAGGATACAAAGTGGCTGACAGCAAGCACTGGATATACTCAGATGAAAATGCTGGTCAGGCGATCCAGGCTACTTGTCAAG GGGAGTGGCAAAAAATCAACGAAGATCCGGTTCGCTTTGGAGCTCGAAGTAATCAATACGGTGCCTTCAACATGACTAAAACTGGGGATGTAAAGGCCATGAAGCTCGTGCACAGAAACGGATCCATCAAATGCAACAGCAATGACGTTGCTTCCTACTGGAGCTGTACCAACTTAAACTACTATGCAAGCAACACATTTATGACGATCATCACAAATCCCAACAAAAAAGCCCTTCTGCCAACAGAGCAAGATTTGAAAATGTTCAATTCCGGAAATCATCCCTGCGACCAAATAAAGCACTTCTACGTTCTTGAAGGAATTAAGCAAGAATCATCAGAGCTTGTTCTAAGCCGCCATTCCAGTCCGTTACGTTTATTGAAGAACCAGGAATTGCAGATATGGTATGGACAGGACTGGGCGAAGTGTGCTGAGGGGGACAACACTGGCACTACTTCTGTTGATGTATTTGCCTGGtacatgtga
- the LOC137982321 gene encoding uncharacterized protein — MNPRFWFSAVFLMTRIGLIRAANQDCHGEYSVYGMFLKGHTFKTVRDQFPGECYLTCDQDVRCQSYNVIIGRKICELNNRTKEARPKDFLPDSTRFYMKRAFNRVPLGSIQELPAESCAEIKASEGNKVADSKHWIYSDENAGQAIQATCQEVWQKINEDPVCFGARDDQYGAFHMTKTGNVKAMKLVHRSGSVKCNPAYNASYWSCTNPAYKNNTFMTIITNANEIALLPTEKDLKMFDFGECKDTKHFYVLEGIKQGSTELVLSSHSSPLHLLKNQELQIWYGQDRANCLELGNSVPLGSIQEFPAKSCAEIKASEGNKVADSKHWIYSDENAGQVIQATCQEEWQKINEDPVCFGARDDQYGAFHMTKTGNVTAMKLLHRSGSIKCNSVTGASYWSCTNSFYYANNTFMTIITNANKTALLPTEKDMKTTSFCNPEKHFYVLEGINQGSSELVLNIHSNPISLLKNQELQIWYGQDWVNCGEGANSGTTCVDVFAWYM, encoded by the exons ATGAACCCGCGATTTTGGTTCTCAGCTGTTTTTCTGATGACAAGGATTGGTCTTATTAGGGCAGCTAATCAAGATTGTCACGGCGAATACTCTGTTTATGGGATGTTTCTTAAAGGCCACACTTTTAAAACAGTCAGGGATCAATTTCCAGGGGAATGTTACTTGACATGTGACCAGGATGTCCGGTGCCAGAGCTACAATGTCatcattggaagaaaaatttGCGAGCTGAACAACAGAACGAAAGAAGCCAGaccaaaa GACTTTTTACCCGATTCAACGCGATTCTACATGAAGCGAGCATTCAACAGAG TGCCATTGGGCTCAATTCAAGAGCTTCCCGCTGAATCGTGCGCTGAAATCAAAGCAAGTGAAGGAAACAAAGTTGCTGACAGCAAGCACTGGATATATTCAGATGAAAATGCTGGTCAGGCGATCCAGGCTACTTGTCAAG AGGTGTGGCAAAAAATTAACGAAGATCCAGTTTGCTTTGGGGCTCGAGATGATCAATACGGTGCCTTCCACATGACTAAAACTGGAAATGTAAAGGCCATGAAGCTCGTGCACAGAAGCGGATCCGTCAAATGCAACCCCGCTTACAATGCTTCCTACTGGAGCTGTACCAACCCAGCCTATAAAAATAACACGTTTATGACGATCATCACAAATGCCAACGAAATAGCCCTCCTGCCAACAGAGAAAGATCTGAAAATGTTCGATTTCGGAGAATGCAAAGATACAAAGCACTTCTACGTTCTTGAAGGAATTAAGCAAGGATCAACAGAGCTTGTTCTAAGCAGCCATTCCAGTCCATTACATTTGTTGAAGAACCAGGAATTGCAGATATGGTATGGACAGGACCGGGCGAATTGTTTAGAGCTTGGCAACAGTG TGCCATTGGGCTCAATTCAAGAGTTTCCCGCTAAATCGTGCGCTGAAATCAAAGCAAGTGAAGGAAACAAAGTTGCTGACAGCAAGCACTGGATATATTCAGATGAAAATGCCGGTCAGGTGATCCAGGCTACTTGTCAAG AGGAGTGGCAAAAAATCAACGAAGATCCGGTTTGCTTTGGAGCTCGAGATGATCAATACGGTGCCTTCCACATGACTAAAACTGGAAATGTAACGGCCATGAAGCTCTTGCACAGAAGCGGATCCATCAAATGCAACAGCGTTACTGGTGCTTCCTACTGGAGCTGTACCAACTCATTTTACTATGCAAACAACACATTTATGACGATCATCACAAATGCCAACAAAACAGCCCTTCTGCCAACAGAGAAAGATATGAAAACGACGAGTTTCTGCAACCCAGAAAAGCACTTTTACGTTCTCGAAGGAATTAATCAAGGATCATCAGAGCTTGTTCTAAACATCCATTCCAATCCAATAAGTTTGTTAAAGAACCAGGAATTGCAGATATGGTATGGACAGGACTGGGTAAACTGTGGTGAGGGAGCCAACTCTGGCACTACTTGTGTTGATGTATTTGCCTGGtacatgtga